Proteins encoded by one window of Streptomyces uncialis:
- a CDS encoding class I SAM-dependent methyltransferase has translation MDWSVMGPYIERGGEVSAPVYREAARWIAGSLPRPGRVLDVGSGPGVVACLLAEVFEDAEVIAVDPEEALLELARERAAREGLADRVRTVRAELPDGLDGLPPADLLWLGRSLHHVGDQRAALASAARRLAPGGVLALLEGGLPSRSLPRDLGFGRPALESRMDAVEQDWFSAMRDALPGSRSETEDWPALLESAGLRPAGTRTFLLDRPAPLTAQERDFVVASFERRREAMGDSLDAADLATLDRLVDAGDPAGLRNRPDLHLLTAQTVHTAVAAPRES, from the coding sequence ATGGACTGGAGTGTCATGGGGCCCTACATCGAGCGGGGCGGTGAGGTGTCCGCGCCGGTGTACCGGGAGGCCGCGCGCTGGATCGCCGGGTCGCTGCCCCGGCCGGGCCGGGTGCTGGACGTGGGCAGCGGGCCCGGAGTGGTCGCCTGTCTGCTCGCGGAGGTCTTCGAGGACGCCGAGGTGATCGCGGTGGACCCGGAGGAGGCGCTGCTGGAACTCGCCCGGGAGCGCGCCGCGCGTGAAGGGCTCGCGGACCGGGTCCGGACCGTCCGCGCCGAACTGCCCGACGGGCTCGACGGGCTGCCGCCCGCCGATCTGCTGTGGCTCGGCCGGTCGCTGCACCATGTGGGCGACCAGCGGGCCGCGCTCGCCTCGGCCGCGCGACGGCTGGCACCGGGCGGGGTCCTCGCCCTGCTGGAGGGCGGGCTCCCGTCCCGTTCGCTGCCCCGGGACCTCGGCTTCGGGCGCCCGGCGCTGGAGAGCCGCATGGACGCGGTGGAGCAGGACTGGTTCTCCGCGATGCGGGACGCGCTGCCCGGTTCGAGGTCCGAGACGGAGGACTGGCCCGCCCTGCTGGAGTCGGCCGGTCTGCGCCCGGCCGGGACCCGGACGTTCCTGCTGGACCGTCCCGCGCCGCTGACCGCCCAGGAGCGGGACTTCGTCGTCGCGTCGTTCGAGCGGCGCCGCGAGGCCATGGGCGACTCGCTGGACGCGGCCGACCTCGCGACCCTGGACCGGCTGGTCGACGCCGGTGACCCGGCCGGACTGCGCAACCGGCCGGACCTCCATCTCCTCACCGCCCAGACGGTCCACACCGCGGTCGCGGCGCCCCGCGAGAGCTGA
- a CDS encoding aldo/keto reductase: MSSKVPPIILNNGVEMPQLGFGVWQVPDDEAEQAVGTALAAGYRSVDTAAIYGNEEGTGRALAASGIPREDLFVTTKLWNTDQGYDAALRAFDASLAKLGLDHVDLYLIHWPAPALGKAADTYKAFEKIHADGRARAIGVSNFLPEHLERLLDATSVIPSVNQIELHPRLQQRAAREFHAEQGIATEAWSPLGQGKGLLEVPAIVAIAQKHGRTPAQVVLRWHIQLGNVVIPKSVTPTRITENIDVYGFELDTEDMAAIRALNEDRRLGPDPADFNAA; encoded by the coding sequence GTGAGCAGCAAGGTCCCCCCGATCATCCTGAACAACGGCGTCGAGATGCCGCAGCTCGGTTTCGGCGTCTGGCAGGTCCCGGACGACGAGGCGGAGCAGGCCGTGGGCACCGCCCTGGCGGCCGGGTACCGCAGCGTCGACACCGCCGCGATCTACGGGAACGAGGAGGGCACGGGCCGGGCGCTCGCCGCCTCCGGCATCCCCCGCGAGGACCTCTTCGTCACCACGAAGCTCTGGAACACCGACCAGGGGTACGACGCCGCGCTGCGCGCGTTCGACGCGTCGCTGGCGAAGCTCGGCCTCGACCATGTGGACCTGTATCTGATCCACTGGCCGGCCCCTGCCCTGGGCAAGGCGGCCGACACCTACAAGGCGTTCGAGAAGATCCACGCCGACGGTCGCGCCCGCGCCATCGGTGTGTCGAACTTCCTCCCCGAGCATCTGGAGCGGCTGCTGGACGCCACCTCGGTGATCCCGTCCGTCAACCAGATCGAGCTGCACCCGAGACTCCAGCAGCGCGCGGCCCGGGAGTTCCACGCCGAGCAGGGCATCGCCACGGAGGCATGGTCCCCGCTCGGCCAGGGCAAGGGGCTGCTGGAGGTCCCGGCGATCGTCGCGATCGCGCAGAAGCACGGGCGCACCCCCGCGCAGGTGGTGCTGCGCTGGCACATCCAGCTGGGGAACGTGGTCATCCCCAAGTCGGTGACGCCCACCCGGATCACCGAGAACATCGACGTGTACGGCTTCGAGCTGGACACGGAGGACATGGCCGCGATCCGCGCGCTGAACGAGGACCGCAGGCTGGGCCCCGATCCGGCGGACTTCAACGCGGCCTGA
- a CDS encoding AMP-dependent synthetase/ligase, with protein sequence MREFTSPPLPTVTPPLVGGLADTVYEHARTDPRHIVLGHKDGTGRWRDVTAAQFRDEVLALAKGLLAEGIRAGDRVAIMSRTRYEWTLFDFALWTVGAEVVPVYPTSSAEQVLWMLHDARVTAAMVEHEDHAMTIATVIDRLPALRRLWQLDADAVRELYEAGAHLEDDMVHRHRRAVTPDSVATIVYTSGTTGRPKGCVISHGNLMFEADTVYRRWEPLFRSARGEEPATLLFLPLAHVFGRMVQVTAVRWRVKLGHQPQLDAASLLPDLAAFRPTFVLAVPYIFERLLQTARRTAEREGRAAPFEKAVETAVRYAGALEDRAFGTGPGPSAALRMQHRLYDRPVYARLREALGGRARFAMSGGSGMDRSLGLFLAGAGITVFEGYGLTETSGASTANPPERTRFGTVGQPLPGTSAHIADDGEVWLRGPHVFQGYLGAPGATGADRAGDSWFATGDLGALDADGYLTLTGRKKEILVTSGGKSVSPAPLEDRVRDHPLVAQCIVVGDNRPYIAALVTLDAEAVAHWLEMRGKARPATAELVRDPELESEVRRAVVTANTLVSQAESIRTFRILAHRFTEEHGLLTPSLKLKRAAIERVYASEVEALYRV encoded by the coding sequence TTGCGCGAGTTCACCAGCCCGCCGCTGCCGACGGTGACACCACCGCTCGTCGGCGGCCTCGCCGACACCGTGTACGAGCATGCCCGCACCGATCCCCGGCACATCGTCCTCGGCCACAAGGACGGGACGGGCCGCTGGCGGGACGTGACGGCCGCCCAGTTCCGCGACGAGGTCCTGGCGCTCGCCAAGGGGCTGCTCGCGGAGGGCATCCGCGCCGGTGACCGGGTCGCGATCATGTCCCGGACCCGCTACGAGTGGACCCTGTTCGACTTCGCGCTGTGGACCGTCGGGGCGGAGGTCGTCCCCGTCTACCCGACCTCGTCGGCCGAACAGGTCCTGTGGATGCTGCACGACGCGCGGGTGACCGCGGCGATGGTGGAGCACGAGGACCACGCGATGACGATCGCCACCGTCATCGACCGGCTCCCCGCGCTGCGCCGGCTGTGGCAGCTCGACGCGGACGCGGTCCGGGAGCTGTACGAGGCGGGGGCGCATCTGGAGGACGACATGGTCCACCGCCACCGCAGGGCGGTGACCCCCGACTCGGTCGCGACGATCGTGTACACCTCCGGCACCACCGGCCGCCCCAAGGGCTGTGTGATCAGCCACGGGAACCTGATGTTCGAGGCCGACACCGTCTACCGCCGCTGGGAGCCCCTGTTCCGCTCGGCGCGCGGGGAGGAGCCCGCGACGCTGCTGTTCCTGCCGCTGGCGCATGTCTTCGGCCGGATGGTGCAGGTCACGGCGGTCCGCTGGCGGGTGAAGCTCGGCCATCAGCCGCAGCTCGACGCGGCCTCGCTGCTCCCCGATCTCGCCGCGTTCCGGCCGACGTTCGTCCTGGCGGTCCCGTACATCTTCGAGCGCCTTCTCCAGACGGCCCGCCGCACCGCCGAACGGGAGGGCAGGGCGGCGCCGTTCGAGAAGGCCGTGGAGACGGCGGTGCGCTACGCGGGCGCGCTGGAGGACCGGGCGTTCGGCACGGGTCCCGGGCCGTCGGCGGCGCTGCGGATGCAGCACCGGCTGTACGACCGGCCGGTGTACGCGAGGCTGCGCGAGGCCCTGGGCGGACGGGCGCGGTTCGCGATGTCCGGCGGCTCCGGGATGGACCGCTCGCTGGGGCTGTTCCTCGCGGGCGCCGGGATCACCGTGTTCGAGGGCTACGGCCTCACGGAGACCTCGGGCGCCTCGACGGCGAACCCGCCCGAGCGCACCCGCTTCGGCACGGTCGGGCAGCCGCTGCCCGGCACGTCCGCGCATATCGCCGACGACGGCGAGGTGTGGCTGCGCGGCCCGCATGTCTTCCAGGGGTATCTCGGCGCTCCGGGCGCGACCGGCGCGGACCGCGCCGGCGACAGCTGGTTCGCCACCGGTGACCTGGGGGCGCTGGACGCGGACGGCTATCTGACGCTCACCGGCCGCAAGAAGGAGATCCTGGTGACCTCGGGCGGCAAGAGCGTCTCGCCCGCCCCGCTGGAGGACCGGGTCCGGGACCATCCGCTGGTCGCGCAGTGCATCGTCGTGGGCGACAACCGTCCGTACATCGCCGCCCTCGTCACCCTGGACGCCGAGGCGGTGGCCCACTGGCTGGAGATGCGGGGCAAGGCGCGGCCCGCCACGGCGGAGCTGGTGCGCGATCCGGAGCTGGAGAGCGAGGTGCGGCGCGCGGTGGTCACGGCCAACACCCTGGTGTCCCAGGCGGAGTCGATCCGCACCTTCCGGATTCTCGCCCACCGGTTCACCGAGGAGCACGGGCTGCTCACCCCGTCGCTGAAGCTGAAGCGCGCGGCGATCGAACGGGTGTACGCGTCCGAGGTGGAAGCCCTGTACCGGGTCTGA
- the fdhD gene encoding formate dehydrogenase accessory sulfurtransferase FdhD: protein MGRVTERRRIVRIRDGRAETRADTLVAEEPLEIRLNGKPLAITMRTPGDDFALAAGFLVSEGVVGAAEEVAGIAYCAGATADGGNTYNVVDVRLAPGVEVPDITLERNVYTTSSCGLCGKASLDAVRTTTRWPVADEPPLRLAPELLSALPDRLRAAQQVFDRTGGLHAAALFDEHGELLDVREDVGRHNAVDKVVGRALRSGRLPLSRGVLLVSGRASFELVQKCAMAGVPVLAAVSAPSSLAVDLAAETGITLVGFLRGPNMNIYANPDRVALPSP from the coding sequence ATGGGACGTGTCACCGAGCGCCGCCGGATCGTCCGGATCAGGGACGGCAGGGCGGAGACCCGCGCGGACACGCTGGTCGCGGAGGAGCCGCTGGAGATCCGGCTGAACGGCAAACCGCTGGCGATCACCATGCGCACCCCGGGCGACGACTTCGCGCTCGCGGCGGGCTTCCTGGTCAGCGAGGGGGTCGTCGGGGCGGCGGAGGAGGTCGCCGGGATCGCGTACTGCGCGGGCGCGACGGCGGACGGCGGCAACACGTACAACGTCGTGGACGTGCGGCTGGCCCCCGGGGTCGAGGTGCCGGACATCACACTGGAGCGGAACGTCTACACCACGTCGTCCTGCGGGCTGTGCGGCAAGGCGAGCCTGGACGCGGTGCGGACCACCACCCGGTGGCCGGTCGCGGACGAGCCGCCGCTGCGGCTGGCGCCGGAGCTGCTGTCGGCGCTGCCCGACCGGCTGCGGGCCGCGCAGCAGGTGTTCGACCGGACGGGCGGACTGCACGCGGCGGCGCTGTTCGACGAGCACGGGGAGCTGCTGGACGTCCGCGAGGACGTGGGACGGCACAACGCGGTCGACAAGGTGGTGGGCCGTGCCCTGCGGTCCGGGCGGCTGCCGCTGTCCCGGGGCGTGCTGCTGGTGTCGGGGCGGGCCTCGTTCGAGCTGGTGCAGAAGTGTGCGATGGCGGGGGTGCCGGTGCTGGCGGCCGTGTCGGCGCCGTCGTCGCTGGCGGTGGACCTCGCGGCCGAGACGGGCATCACCCTCGTAGGCTTCCTCCGCGGCCCGAACATGAACATCTACGCGAACCCCGACCGAGTCGCCCTCCCCTCCCCCTGA
- a CDS encoding helix-turn-helix domain-containing protein yields the protein MTTALPAGPRPHRAGATPGPAGRGVGPLLRDWRERRRLSQLELALRAGSSARHISFVETGRSRPSEELILRLADHLDVPMRERNALLLAAGYAPRFPETSMDDPAMEGLRAGLDRLLQGYDPYPALVVDATYQVVAVNRGITMLMEGVSEELLAPPLNAMRVVLHPEGMAPRIRNLAEWRGHLLEQMERQIALDRSAVLRELYEEVAAYPVADGGESAAAGASAPYFALPMRIEHDGRVLSFVSSISTFNTPMDVTVAELAVETFLPADRETADHLRALGG from the coding sequence ATGACTACCGCTCTGCCCGCAGGACCCAGGCCCCACCGCGCCGGCGCGACCCCCGGCCCGGCCGGCCGCGGCGTGGGCCCGCTGCTGCGGGACTGGCGGGAGCGGCGGCGGCTCAGCCAGCTCGAACTGGCGCTGCGCGCCGGGTCGTCGGCGCGGCACATCAGCTTCGTGGAGACGGGCCGTTCCCGGCCCAGCGAGGAGCTGATCCTGCGGCTCGCCGACCATCTGGACGTTCCCATGCGGGAGCGCAACGCGCTGCTGCTCGCGGCCGGGTACGCGCCCCGGTTCCCGGAGACCTCGATGGACGATCCGGCGATGGAGGGGCTGCGGGCGGGACTTGACCGGCTGCTCCAGGGCTACGACCCGTATCCGGCGCTGGTGGTCGACGCGACGTACCAGGTGGTCGCCGTGAACCGGGGGATCACCATGCTGATGGAGGGCGTGTCCGAGGAACTGCTGGCGCCGCCGCTGAACGCGATGCGGGTGGTCCTGCATCCGGAGGGCATGGCGCCGCGCATCCGCAATCTGGCCGAGTGGCGCGGGCATCTGCTGGAGCAGATGGAGCGCCAGATCGCCCTGGACCGCTCGGCGGTCCTGCGCGAGCTGTACGAGGAGGTGGCCGCGTATCCGGTGGCCGACGGGGGCGAGTCGGCGGCGGCCGGCGCCTCGGCCCCTTACTTCGCGCTGCCGATGCGGATCGAGCACGACGGACGTGTCCTGTCCTTCGTGTCGTCCATCTCGACGTTCAACACCCCGATGGATGTGACGGTGGCGGAGCTCGCCGTCGAGACGTTCCTCCCGGCCGACCGGGAGACCGCCGACCACCTCCGTGCGCTGGGCGGCTGA
- the thrS gene encoding threonine--tRNA ligase, whose product MHDHRELGRELGLFGTDPLIGAGLPYWLPDGATLRHTLEEYIRDAERRAGYQHVYSPVLGKRELYELSGHWAHYADDMFPPMDVGGEQFVLRPSLCPHHALIYRSRSRSHRELPLRIAELGGMYRSELSGVLGGLTRVRAIQLNDAHIFCSLDQAAGESAAALELIRRAYADLGISAVRYRLSLPGPGGKYVSDPAMWERASTLLTGVLDDSGVPYERAAGEAAFYGPKVDIQIADPAGRESTLSTVQIDLHQPARFGLRYTGPDGAPHRPVMVHRSVVGSMERLVAQLLETHGGAFPGWLAPVQIMVLPVTDAEAEYAERLVRRCAALGLRARSAGTDRGTLGARIRAARLVPYQLVIGGREAADGLASLRLRDGRRPGPLPVDELLERVAERVGARSAELWEPVPVG is encoded by the coding sequence ATGCACGACCACCGCGAACTCGGCCGTGAGCTCGGCCTGTTCGGCACCGATCCGCTGATCGGCGCCGGACTGCCCTACTGGCTCCCCGACGGCGCCACCCTGCGCCACACCCTGGAGGAGTACATCCGCGACGCGGAGCGCCGCGCCGGGTACCAGCATGTGTACTCACCCGTCCTCGGCAAACGGGAACTGTACGAACTGTCCGGCCACTGGGCCCACTACGCCGACGACATGTTCCCGCCGATGGACGTCGGCGGGGAGCAGTTCGTACTGCGCCCGAGCCTGTGCCCCCACCACGCGCTGATCTACCGCTCAAGGTCCCGCAGCCACCGGGAACTCCCGCTGCGGATCGCCGAACTGGGCGGTATGTACCGCTCCGAGCTGTCCGGGGTGCTCGGCGGACTGACCCGGGTCCGGGCGATCCAGCTCAACGACGCGCATATCTTCTGCTCCCTCGACCAGGCCGCCGGGGAGAGCGCCGCGGCCCTGGAACTGATCCGCCGCGCCTACGCCGACCTCGGCATCAGCGCCGTGCGTTACCGGCTGTCGCTGCCCGGCCCCGGCGGCAAGTACGTCAGCGACCCCGCGATGTGGGAACGCGCCTCGACCCTGCTGACCGGGGTGCTCGACGACTCCGGGGTGCCCTACGAACGGGCGGCGGGCGAGGCCGCGTTCTACGGACCCAAGGTCGACATCCAGATCGCGGACCCGGCCGGGCGGGAGTCGACCTTGTCGACCGTCCAGATCGATCTCCACCAGCCCGCCCGTTTCGGGCTGCGCTACACCGGTCCCGACGGCGCCCCGCACCGGCCCGTGATGGTTCACCGCAGTGTCGTCGGCAGCATGGAACGCCTGGTCGCCCAGCTGCTGGAGACCCATGGCGGCGCCTTCCCCGGCTGGCTCGCCCCCGTCCAGATCATGGTCCTGCCGGTCACCGACGCCGAGGCGGAGTACGCCGAGCGGCTGGTGCGGCGCTGTGCCGCGCTGGGGCTGCGCGCCCGGTCGGCCGGGACCGACCGGGGCACCCTCGGGGCGCGGATCAGGGCCGCCCGGCTCGTCCCCTACCAGCTGGTGATCGGTGGACGGGAGGCCGCCGACGGGCTCGCGTCGCTGCGGCTGCGGGACGGCCGCCGCCCGGGTCCGCTGCCGGTGGACGAGTTGCTGGAACGGGTGGCGGAGCGGGTCGGGGCCCGCTCCGCCGAGCTCTGGGAGCCCGTCCCGGTCGGCTGA
- a CDS encoding beta-ketoacyl-ACP synthase III has protein sequence MSGTRITALGHYQPAGVLTNEDLAGMVDTSDEWIRSRVGIRTRHIAGDDEPVEDLASHAAAKALAAAGLDPAAIDLVVVATSTAIDRSPNMAARVAARLGMPSPATLDLNVVCAGFTHALATADHTVRAGAATRALVIGADKMTQIADWTDRTTCVLLGDGAGAAVVEACEPGQEAGIGPVLWGSVPEMGHAVRIEGTPPVFAQEGQSVYRWATTRLPPLAREACERAGLSPADLAAVVLHQANLRIIEPLAEKIGAVNAVVAKDVVDSGNTSAASIPLAFSKLVERGEITSGAPVLLFGFGGNLSYAGQVVRCP, from the coding sequence ATGTCCGGCACGCGCATCACCGCGCTAGGCCACTACCAGCCCGCCGGAGTCCTCACCAACGAGGACCTGGCGGGGATGGTCGACACCAGCGACGAGTGGATCAGGTCCCGCGTCGGTATCCGTACCCGGCACATCGCCGGGGACGACGAGCCGGTGGAGGACCTCGCCTCGCACGCCGCCGCCAAGGCCCTCGCCGCGGCCGGACTCGACCCGGCCGCGATAGACCTGGTCGTCGTCGCGACCTCCACCGCGATCGACCGGTCCCCGAACATGGCCGCCCGGGTCGCCGCCCGGCTCGGGATGCCCAGCCCGGCGACCCTCGACCTGAACGTCGTGTGCGCGGGGTTCACCCACGCCCTGGCCACCGCCGATCACACCGTCCGCGCGGGCGCCGCCACCCGGGCGCTGGTCATCGGCGCCGACAAGATGACCCAGATCGCCGACTGGACCGACCGCACCACCTGTGTGCTGCTCGGTGACGGCGCGGGCGCGGCCGTGGTCGAGGCGTGCGAGCCGGGCCAGGAGGCCGGGATCGGCCCCGTGCTGTGGGGTTCGGTGCCCGAGATGGGGCACGCGGTGCGTATCGAGGGGACCCCGCCGGTCTTCGCGCAGGAGGGCCAGAGCGTCTACCGCTGGGCCACCACCCGGCTGCCCCCGCTCGCCCGGGAGGCCTGCGAACGCGCCGGGCTCAGCCCCGCGGACCTCGCGGCCGTCGTGCTCCACCAGGCCAATCTGCGGATCATCGAGCCGCTCGCCGAGAAGATCGGCGCGGTGAACGCGGTCGTCGCCAAGGACGTCGTCGACTCCGGCAACACCTCCGCCGCCAGCATCCCGCTCGCGTTCTCCAAGCTGGTCGAGCGCGGGGAGATCACCTCCGGCGCGCCCGTGCTGCTCTTCGGCTTCGGCGGCAATCTGTCCTACGCCGGACAGGTCGTGCGCTGCCCCTGA
- a CDS encoding DUF4185 domain-containing protein has product MAADLPPRRTFPSRRVLLPRRPRLAGALALALALLTALAVATLPGGDTSPDRTGRTCTPRTVASWEPDPAVTGEFARYGDDGILHDDWTGGDGTHSVRLPDGRVLWLFSDTFLGRVHQPPNPSGQPHTWREMSAPAVRNSGVLMSASGVLERTLPAPLFPDPAPDRWRWPVAARVEPRTPGSDERVVRVLLWTRETGRAPWIYGVPAATEVATLSLPDLRVEGITTVLDQSSVADPAERVLFGTAAVADGGWTYVFGGDDGRSALGRHAYAYVARVPDGRLAESGAWRYWDGRGWSRRAEPRPVLGDGDAKGVGSAFTVVRDGDTYTLFTMAAGTRGLTTVTAYWACSPSGPWQGPVKEFAPPLPEDSGGGGGLAAYNPRTHPALGTDGGLLLSYDVNWLDAAPGVAHTEVNRNVSLYRPRFLRLRLTPGD; this is encoded by the coding sequence GTGGCCGCCGACCTCCCCCCACGACGCACCTTCCCCTCACGACGCGTCCTCCTCCCCCGACGCCCCCGCCTCGCCGGTGCCCTGGCACTCGCCCTCGCCCTCCTGACCGCCCTCGCGGTCGCCACCCTCCCCGGCGGGGACACCTCCCCCGACCGCACCGGACGGACCTGCACCCCCCGCACCGTCGCGTCCTGGGAGCCGGACCCCGCCGTGACCGGGGAGTTCGCCCGCTACGGCGACGACGGAATCCTGCACGACGACTGGACCGGCGGCGACGGCACGCACTCCGTGCGGCTGCCCGACGGCCGGGTCCTGTGGCTGTTCTCGGACACCTTCCTCGGCCGGGTGCACCAGCCGCCCAATCCGTCCGGCCAGCCCCACACCTGGCGGGAGATGTCGGCACCGGCCGTCCGCAACTCGGGTGTGCTGATGTCCGCGTCGGGCGTGCTGGAGCGGACCCTGCCCGCGCCCCTGTTCCCCGACCCGGCCCCGGACCGCTGGCGCTGGCCGGTCGCGGCCCGGGTGGAACCCCGTACCCCGGGCTCGGACGAGCGCGTCGTACGGGTCCTGCTGTGGACGCGGGAGACGGGCCGGGCGCCGTGGATCTACGGGGTGCCCGCGGCGACCGAGGTGGCCACGCTGTCGCTGCCGGACCTGCGGGTCGAGGGGATCACGACGGTGCTGGACCAGTCGTCGGTGGCCGACCCGGCCGAGCGGGTGCTGTTCGGGACGGCGGCGGTGGCCGACGGCGGCTGGACGTACGTCTTCGGCGGCGACGACGGCCGTTCCGCGCTCGGGAGGCACGCGTACGCCTATGTGGCGCGGGTCCCGGACGGCAGGCTCGCGGAGTCCGGCGCGTGGCGGTACTGGGACGGCCGGGGCTGGTCGCGGCGGGCCGAGCCCCGCCCGGTGCTCGGGGACGGCGACGCCAAGGGGGTCGGCAGCGCGTTCACGGTGGTCCGGGACGGGGACACGTACACGCTGTTCACGATGGCGGCGGGGACACGGGGGCTGACGACCGTCACCGCGTACTGGGCGTGTTCGCCGAGCGGGCCCTGGCAGGGACCGGTGAAGGAGTTCGCGCCCCCGCTGCCGGAGGACTCCGGCGGCGGCGGGGGCCTCGCCGCGTACAACCCGCGGACGCACCCGGCGCTCGGCACCGACGGCGGACTGCTGCTCAGCTACGACGTGAACTGGCTGGACGCGGCGCCCGGTGTCGCGCACACGGAGGTCAACCGGAACGTGTCGCTGTACCGGCCGCGATTCCTGCGGCTGCGTCTGACGCCCGGGGACTGA
- a CDS encoding bile acid:sodium symporter family protein — protein sequence MPVDPFIALLLGTVGLAALLPARGSAADAVSGASTAAIALLFFLYGARLSTRETLDGLRHWRLHLTVLGCTFLLYPLLGLAAQGLVPYVLTPALYGGFLFLTLVPSTVQSSIAFTSVARGNVSAAICAGSFSSLAGIVLTPLLVALLIDGAGGGFSADSVLRIVLQLLAPFLAGQLLRRWVGGFLTRHRKALGLVDRGSILLVVYTAFSAGMVQGIWQQVTPPRLLALLGAEAVLLALMLTVSWFGAKRLGFAREDRIAVQFAGSKKSLAAGLPMAGVLFGAEASLAVLPLMLFHQMQLMVCAVIARRRSRDPVTGADGHEPVSPPGPVAGADGPEPVSPRASDAAAGIAAGTATRSG from the coding sequence CTGCCCGTCGACCCGTTCATCGCCCTGCTGCTCGGCACGGTCGGACTCGCCGCGCTGCTGCCCGCCCGGGGGTCCGCCGCCGACGCCGTCTCCGGGGCGTCGACCGCCGCGATCGCCCTGCTGTTCTTCCTCTACGGGGCCCGGTTGTCCACCCGCGAGACCCTGGACGGGCTGCGCCACTGGCGGCTCCACCTCACCGTCCTCGGCTGCACGTTCCTGCTCTACCCGCTGCTCGGCCTCGCCGCCCAGGGCCTCGTCCCGTATGTGCTGACCCCCGCCCTGTACGGCGGGTTCCTGTTCCTGACCCTGGTGCCCTCGACGGTCCAGTCGTCCATCGCCTTCACCTCCGTCGCACGCGGCAACGTCTCCGCCGCGATCTGCGCGGGCTCCTTCTCCTCGCTCGCCGGGATCGTGCTGACCCCGCTGCTGGTCGCCCTGCTGATCGACGGCGCCGGAGGCGGCTTCTCCGCCGACTCCGTGCTGCGCATCGTGCTCCAACTCCTCGCCCCGTTCCTCGCGGGCCAGCTGCTGCGCCGCTGGGTCGGCGGATTCCTCACCCGGCACCGCAAGGCGCTCGGGCTGGTCGACCGGGGTTCCATACTCCTCGTCGTCTACACCGCGTTCAGCGCGGGCATGGTCCAGGGGATCTGGCAGCAGGTCACCCCGCCGCGACTGCTCGCCCTGCTCGGCGCCGAGGCCGTCCTGCTCGCGCTGATGCTCACGGTGAGCTGGTTCGGGGCGAAGCGGCTCGGGTTCGCCCGCGAGGACCGGATCGCCGTCCAGTTCGCCGGGTCGAAGAAGTCCCTCGCCGCCGGGCTCCCGATGGCCGGGGTGCTGTTCGGCGCGGAGGCGTCGCTGGCGGTGCTGCCGCTGATGCTGTTCCACCAGATGCAGCTCATGGTCTGCGCGGTCATCGCCCGCCGCCGCTCCCGCGACCCGGTGACCGGCGCGGACGGCCATGAGCCGGTGTCCCCGCCCGGTCCGGTCGCCGGTGCGGACGGGCCGGAGCCCGTCAGTCCCCGGGCGTCAGACGCAGCCGCAGGAATCGCGGCCGGTACAGCGACACGTTCCGGTTGA
- a CDS encoding LysR substrate-binding domain-containing protein has translation MYDPTQLRTFLAVAQTLSFTRAARRLGLRQSTVSQHVRRLEDAAGRQLFLRDTHSVELTEDGEAMLGFARRLLEVHEQAAAFFTGTRLRGRLRFGASEDFVLTRLPDILEAFRHDHPEVDLELTVELSGTLHEQLAAGKLDLVLAKRRPEDTAGEPVWHDRLVWIGAERLRLDPERPVPLILYPPPGITRARALEALERQGRPWRIACTSGSLSALIAAARAGLGVMAHSRGLMPPGLTRVPERAGLPELGEVDFVLLHGRGRRPGTAADTADALAAAILAGGDRLHRSR, from the coding sequence GTGTACGACCCCACGCAGTTGCGGACCTTCCTCGCGGTGGCGCAGACGCTGAGCTTCACCCGGGCGGCGCGGCGGCTCGGGCTGCGGCAGTCGACGGTGAGCCAGCATGTGCGGCGCCTGGAGGACGCGGCGGGCCGTCAGCTCTTCCTGCGGGACACCCACTCGGTGGAGCTGACGGAGGACGGCGAGGCCATGCTGGGGTTCGCGCGGCGGCTGCTGGAGGTCCATGAGCAGGCGGCGGCCTTCTTCACGGGGACGCGGCTGCGCGGTCGGCTGCGGTTCGGCGCGTCGGAGGACTTCGTGCTGACCCGGCTGCCCGACATCCTGGAGGCGTTCCGGCACGACCATCCGGAGGTCGACCTGGAGCTGACCGTGGAGCTGTCGGGCACCCTGCACGAGCAGCTCGCGGCGGGGAAGCTCGATCTCGTCCTGGCGAAGCGCCGTCCCGAGGACACGGCCGGTGAGCCGGTGTGGCACGACCGGCTGGTGTGGATCGGCGCGGAGCGGCTGCGGCTGGACCCGGAGCGGCCGGTGCCGCTGATCCTGTACCCGCCGCCGGGGATCACCCGGGCGCGGGCCCTCGAAGCGCTGGAGCGGCAGGGCCGCCCCTGGCGGATCGCGTGCACCAGCGGCAGCCTCAGCGCGCTGATCGCGGCGGCCCGCGCGGGGCTCGGGGTGATGGCCCACTCCCGGGGGCTGATGCCGCCGGGTCTGACCCGGGTGCCGGAGCGGGCGGGGCTGCCGGAGCTGGGCGAGGTCGACTTCGTCCTGCTGCACGGCCGGGGCAGGCGCCCGGGGACGGCCGCGGACACGGCGGACGCCCTGGCGGCGGCGATCCTGGCGGGCGGCGACCGACTGCACCGCTCACGCTGA